The Dromaius novaehollandiae isolate bDroNov1 chromosome 5, bDroNov1.hap1, whole genome shotgun sequence genome window below encodes:
- the BDNF gene encoding brain-derived neurotrophic factor isoform X2, translated as MTILFLTMVISYFSCMKAAPMKEASIRGQGSLAYPGLRTHGTLESLNGPSAGSRGLTSLADTFEHVIEELLDEDQDMQPSEENKDADLYTSRVMLSSQVPLEPPLLFLLEEYKNYLDAANMSMRVRRHSDPARRGELSVCDSTSEWVTAAEKKTAVDMSGATVTVLEKVPVPKGQLKQYFYETKCNPKGYTKEGCRGIDKRHWNSQCRTTQSYVRALTMDNKKRVGWRFIRIDTSCVCTLTIKRGR; from the coding sequence ATGACCATCCTTTTCCTTACTATGGTTATCTCATACTTCAGTTGCATGAAAGCTGCCCCGATGAAAGAAGCTAGCATAAGAGGACAAGGCAGCTTGGCTTACCCAGGTCTGCGGACCCATGGGACTCTTGAGAGCCTAAACGGGCCCAGTGCTGGTTCAAGAGGACTGACATCGCTGGCAGACACTTTTGAACATGTCATAGAGGAACTTCTAGATGAAGATCAGGACATGCAGCCCAGTGAGGAAAACAAGGATGCAGATTTGTACACGTCGCGAGTCATGCTGAGCAGTCAAGTGCCTTTGGAACCCCCCCTGCTCTTCCTGCTTGAGGAGTACAAAAACTACTTGGATGCTGCAAATATGTCCATGAGGGTCCGGCGCCACTCTGACCCAGCTCGCCGTGGGGAGCTGAGCGTATGTGACAGTACGAGTGAGTGGGTAACAGCGGCAGAGAAAAAGACTGCAGTGGACATGTCCGGTGCGACTGTCACAGTCCTTGAAAAAGTCCCAGTACCCAAAGGCCAACTGAAGCAATACTTCTATGAGACCAAATGCAACCCCAAGGGGTACACGAAAGAGGGTTGCAGGGGCATAGACAAGAGGCACTGGAACTCCCAGTGCCGAACTACCCAGTCTTACGTGCGAGCTCTCACCATGGATAATAAAAAGAGAGTTGGCTGGCGGTTTATAAGAATAGACACTTCCTGTGTATGTACATTAACCATTAAAAGGGGAAGATAG
- the BDNF gene encoding brain-derived neurotrophic factor isoform X1, with protein MFHQVRRVMTILFLTMVISYFSCMKAAPMKEASIRGQGSLAYPGLRTHGTLESLNGPSAGSRGLTSLADTFEHVIEELLDEDQDMQPSEENKDADLYTSRVMLSSQVPLEPPLLFLLEEYKNYLDAANMSMRVRRHSDPARRGELSVCDSTSEWVTAAEKKTAVDMSGATVTVLEKVPVPKGQLKQYFYETKCNPKGYTKEGCRGIDKRHWNSQCRTTQSYVRALTMDNKKRVGWRFIRIDTSCVCTLTIKRGR; from the coding sequence TTCCACCAAGTGAGAAGAGTGATGACCATCCTTTTCCTTACTATGGTTATCTCATACTTCAGTTGCATGAAAGCTGCCCCGATGAAAGAAGCTAGCATAAGAGGACAAGGCAGCTTGGCTTACCCAGGTCTGCGGACCCATGGGACTCTTGAGAGCCTAAACGGGCCCAGTGCTGGTTCAAGAGGACTGACATCGCTGGCAGACACTTTTGAACATGTCATAGAGGAACTTCTAGATGAAGATCAGGACATGCAGCCCAGTGAGGAAAACAAGGATGCAGATTTGTACACGTCGCGAGTCATGCTGAGCAGTCAAGTGCCTTTGGAACCCCCCCTGCTCTTCCTGCTTGAGGAGTACAAAAACTACTTGGATGCTGCAAATATGTCCATGAGGGTCCGGCGCCACTCTGACCCAGCTCGCCGTGGGGAGCTGAGCGTATGTGACAGTACGAGTGAGTGGGTAACAGCGGCAGAGAAAAAGACTGCAGTGGACATGTCCGGTGCGACTGTCACAGTCCTTGAAAAAGTCCCAGTACCCAAAGGCCAACTGAAGCAATACTTCTATGAGACCAAATGCAACCCCAAGGGGTACACGAAAGAGGGTTGCAGGGGCATAGACAAGAGGCACTGGAACTCCCAGTGCCGAACTACCCAGTCTTACGTGCGAGCTCTCACCATGGATAATAAAAAGAGAGTTGGCTGGCGGTTTATAAGAATAGACACTTCCTGTGTATGTACATTAACCATTAAAAGGGGAAGATAG